The following coding sequences lie in one Candidatus Thermoplasmatota archaeon genomic window:
- a CDS encoding RAD55 family ATPase — protein sequence MDPQAAKPSDLPAAGGSRIPTGHPVLDELLGGGLSRGVACLLMGPPYSGKELVAAGYAHASALSGEPLVVCLTSMFPGEFRALVSTFGPHFAAHEAKGHVAYVDGYGSLLGDDATDPLAVRVKDPSDPGSLLEAMDAARKRLGEPPAFRLLVLGLTDLALRAGSRAAEDGHAWLQRCLALARRWGATAVLSMDSDVHGQRELGLFLRLTQGAIEFRESEDARTFLRVRGLEGTATRDWIEYRLRGGSLEIVGGLLERKIR from the coding sequence ATGGACCCGCAAGCGGCAAAGCCTTCGGACCTCCCGGCCGCGGGCGGATCCCGCATCCCCACCGGCCATCCGGTCCTCGACGAGCTTCTGGGCGGCGGGCTCTCCCGCGGCGTCGCGTGCCTGCTCATGGGCCCGCCCTACTCTGGAAAGGAGCTCGTGGCCGCGGGATACGCCCACGCGTCCGCCCTCTCGGGGGAACCGCTCGTCGTCTGCCTGACGAGCATGTTCCCCGGCGAGTTCCGCGCGCTCGTCTCCACGTTTGGGCCGCACTTTGCGGCGCACGAGGCCAAGGGCCACGTGGCCTACGTGGACGGTTACGGAAGCCTGCTTGGCGACGACGCGACCGACCCGCTGGCCGTGCGCGTGAAGGATCCAAGCGATCCCGGAAGCCTGCTGGAGGCCATGGACGCCGCGCGCAAGCGCCTGGGCGAACCACCCGCGTTTCGACTTCTCGTGCTCGGCCTCACGGACCTTGCCCTTCGCGCGGGCTCGCGCGCGGCCGAGGACGGCCACGCGTGGCTCCAACGTTGCCTCGCACTGGCGCGCCGCTGGGGCGCCACGGCCGTGCTGTCCATGGACTCGGACGTGCACGGGCAGCGGGAGCTCGGGCTCTTCCTACGTCTCACGCAGGGCGCCATCGAGTTCCGCGAGAGCGAGGACGCGCGCACGTTCCTCCGCGTCCGGGGCCTGGAGGGCACGGCCACGCGCGACTGGATCGAGTACCGCTTGCGCGGCGGCTCGCTCGAGATCGTCGGCGGCCTGCTCGAACGCAAGATCCGGTAG
- a CDS encoding type II secretion system F family protein, with translation MTLSPLERAAYRLLGAGARRQLARDPSLAAALAKAHSPRAPEVYLAYVHLLALLAALEGLVALLVVAVLLPLLAVEVPLLLSVLALAAPALLPGVVLGIGYAWPRILAGERAAKTDIALPGALNYMAVMANSGMTPDRMVASLSRQPIYDEAADEARWIATEVRWLGKDLTTALSDAVPRTASARLADVWQGMRATIQSGADLRTYLLSKAEQMHRDMASLQRRNLESLGVLAESFLVVAVAAPIFLIIMLTVMGSSGPSQQSTFLVFWLLILVMIPLTQAFFALAVRSLRGRVW, from the coding sequence GTGACGCTCTCGCCGCTTGAAAGGGCCGCTTACCGGCTCCTGGGCGCAGGCGCCCGTCGGCAGCTCGCGCGGGATCCTTCCCTGGCGGCGGCGCTTGCCAAGGCCCATTCCCCCCGCGCGCCCGAGGTCTACCTGGCGTACGTGCACTTGCTGGCCTTGCTCGCCGCGCTGGAGGGGCTCGTCGCGCTCCTCGTGGTCGCCGTGCTGCTGCCGCTTCTGGCCGTGGAGGTGCCGCTGCTCCTCTCCGTGCTTGCCCTTGCCGCGCCCGCGCTTCTGCCTGGCGTCGTGCTGGGAATCGGCTACGCCTGGCCGCGGATCCTCGCCGGCGAGCGCGCGGCCAAGACCGACATCGCGCTTCCGGGCGCGCTCAACTACATGGCCGTGATGGCAAACTCGGGCATGACGCCCGACCGCATGGTCGCAAGCCTCTCGCGGCAGCCCATCTACGACGAGGCGGCCGACGAGGCCCGATGGATCGCGACGGAGGTGCGGTGGCTGGGCAAGGACCTCACGACGGCCCTCTCCGACGCCGTGCCCCGTACCGCTTCGGCGCGCCTTGCCGACGTGTGGCAGGGCATGCGGGCCACGATCCAAAGCGGAGCGGACCTTCGCACGTACCTTCTGTCGAAGGCCGAGCAGATGCACCGCGACATGGCCTCCCTCCAACGCCGCAACCTCGAGTCGCTTGGCGTGCTGGCGGAAAGCTTTCTCGTCGTCGCCGTCGCGGCCCCCATCTTCCTCATCATCATGCTCACGGTCATGGGCTCCTCCGGGCCCTCGCAGCAGTCGACCTTCCTCGTCTTCTGGCTCCTCATCCTCGTCATGATCCCGCTCACGCAGGCGTTCTTCGCGCTTGCCGTGCGGTCGCTTCGCGGGAGGGTGTGGTGA
- a CDS encoding type IV pilin, with protein sequence MSGDAAVNEVVATVLMLGVTVALMGAAFGLFMNAMPAPSDAVVADLSLSVHPGRYYWGTGDEGVALAHRGGEPLLAFRTTVHVTISGVPRSWTGDGLVDACKGGFVDGALRIGKGCNLNEFTVEVNDTVDVVIVSGTSVVALRTIHVGVPPANLVPPPPTGLRASQDGNATRLTWTAPSWSGSPIIAYNVFRGTSEGNETYLGSSRAQDWTFHDEAAEEGVTYFYRVASLNDVGQGARSAAVSFARGGGS encoded by the coding sequence GTGTCCGGCGACGCGGCGGTGAACGAGGTGGTGGCGACCGTGCTCATGCTCGGCGTCACGGTGGCCCTCATGGGCGCCGCCTTTGGCCTGTTCATGAACGCGATGCCCGCGCCCTCGGACGCGGTCGTGGCCGACCTTTCGCTCTCGGTGCACCCCGGCCGTTACTACTGGGGGACCGGCGACGAAGGGGTCGCGCTTGCCCACCGCGGCGGCGAGCCGCTCCTGGCCTTCCGCACGACCGTGCACGTCACGATCTCGGGCGTTCCCCGTTCCTGGACGGGCGACGGCCTCGTCGACGCCTGCAAGGGCGGATTCGTCGACGGCGCGCTTCGGATCGGCAAGGGATGCAACCTCAACGAGTTCACCGTCGAGGTCAACGACACCGTCGACGTCGTCATCGTCTCGGGCACCTCCGTGGTCGCCCTTCGGACGATCCACGTCGGCGTTCCTCCGGCGAACCTCGTGCCGCCCCCGCCCACGGGGCTTCGGGCCTCGCAGGACGGAAACGCCACGCGCCTCACGTGGACGGCGCCCTCGTGGTCCGGATCTCCCATCATCGCGTACAACGTCTTCCGCGGCACCTCCGAAGGCAACGAAACGTACCTGGGCAGCAGCCGGGCGCAGGATTGGACGTTCCACGACGAGGCGGCCGAGGAAGGCGTGACATACTTCTACCGCGTGGCCTCGCTCAACGACGTGGGACAAGGCGCCCGCTCCGCAGCCGTTTCCTTTGCAAGAGGAGGGGGATCGTGA
- a CDS encoding glycosyltransferase family 4 protein, whose protein sequence is MRRRWPRLRILAVTPYYEPEGGGLERYAHAVLSRLGRAGHDVEVACFAQNGAVSGERDGVRVSRLPPAVRLSNTPLDWRFPGRLRERIRRLSPDVVVGHGPVPFPAECAARAAAAEGVPFVLTYHAGRLLGGSPLLALAARAHAATLERRMFGRAARLVAVSRYVRDGVLASYASRTRVIPPGVDARAFRPSPLPDAPRILFAAPLANAYRWKGVDVLWEAFARVRRELPSARLTLVGGGDRLAEFRARAMCEDGAVEIRGRLSDEEYRRAVAEARVVALPSVTEAESFGMVLAEANACGRPVVGSRIGGIPCFVRDGENGLLARPGDPRDLAEKLLSLLRDRPLAERMGRAGRAIVEREHDWGALAIETQRVLVEAVDQDF, encoded by the coding sequence TTGCGCCGGAGGTGGCCACGCCTGCGGATCCTCGCGGTCACGCCGTACTATGAGCCCGAGGGCGGGGGGCTCGAGCGCTACGCGCACGCGGTCCTCTCCCGTCTCGGGCGCGCCGGGCACGACGTCGAGGTCGCCTGCTTTGCCCAAAACGGCGCCGTCTCCGGCGAGCGCGACGGCGTCCGCGTGAGCCGCCTCCCGCCGGCGGTGCGCCTCAGCAACACGCCGCTCGACTGGCGGTTCCCCGGGCGCCTGCGCGAGCGCATCCGTCGGCTTTCACCCGACGTCGTCGTGGGCCACGGTCCCGTGCCGTTTCCCGCCGAGTGTGCCGCGCGCGCGGCCGCCGCCGAGGGCGTCCCGTTCGTTCTCACCTACCACGCCGGCCGGCTCCTCGGGGGCTCGCCGCTTCTTGCCCTTGCCGCGCGCGCGCACGCGGCGACGCTCGAGCGGCGCATGTTCGGCCGCGCCGCGCGCCTCGTTGCCGTGTCGCGCTACGTCCGCGACGGCGTGCTTGCATCCTACGCCTCGCGCACGCGCGTCATCCCGCCGGGCGTGGACGCACGCGCGTTCCGCCCTTCGCCGCTTCCCGACGCGCCGCGCATCCTCTTTGCCGCGCCGCTTGCCAACGCGTACCGTTGGAAGGGCGTCGACGTCCTGTGGGAGGCCTTCGCCCGCGTTCGGCGCGAGCTTCCGTCGGCGCGCCTCACGCTCGTGGGCGGCGGCGACCGTCTGGCGGAGTTCCGCGCCCGCGCGATGTGCGAGGACGGGGCCGTGGAGATCCGAGGCCGGCTGAGCGACGAGGAGTACCGTCGCGCGGTCGCCGAGGCGCGGGTCGTGGCGCTGCCCAGCGTCACGGAAGCCGAGAGCTTCGGCATGGTCCTCGCGGAGGCCAACGCGTGCGGACGGCCCGTGGTGGGATCGCGGATCGGGGGCATCCCCTGCTTCGTCCGCGACGGGGAGAACGGGCTTCTGGCCCGCCCGGGCGATCCGCGGGACTTGGCCGAGAAGCTCCTGTCGCTCCTGCGCGACCGCCCGCTCGCCGAGCGCATGGGCCGCGCCGGCCGCGCGATCGTCGAGCGCGAGCACGACTGGGGCGCGCTTGCCATCGAGACCCAGCGGGTGCTCGTGGAAGCCGTCGACCAAGACTTTTAG
- a CDS encoding glycosyltransferase family 4 protein translates to MRVTLVSPFDPLPEHEPSAGAHVGGVERVLAHFALDLARRGHDVTLVCSTAGARDDRFDGGVRVLREPRRGMLLRAPYVDLAARIPPESDLVHVPATYPFTTPPVLRRARALGIPAVLDFHFEPDPGDPLGRLAARAYRSLGPRAYPLAELALVRSYEYGRSAPSLSCVPESRWRVVPNGVDTRRFSPQGPRREGDYVLCVGRLVRYKGVEVLLRALSLLRPDVPLLLAGDGPQRAHLQSLARRLGVDARFLGRVPDAELPSLYRGARVTVLPSVNRQEAFGISLLESMACGTPVVASGLPGVAEIARIGGLVARPGDPESLSTQLLRALHFDLLPRGQALAERVQARYSWSAVTDRLLSAYHEALGLGAPAPDAPPRTLAPEVATPADPRGHAVL, encoded by the coding sequence ATGCGCGTCACGCTCGTTTCTCCGTTCGATCCTTTGCCCGAACACGAGCCCTCCGCCGGCGCGCACGTCGGCGGCGTGGAGCGCGTGCTCGCGCACTTCGCGCTCGACCTTGCCCGCCGCGGGCACGACGTCACGCTCGTCTGCTCGACCGCCGGAGCGCGCGACGACCGTTTCGACGGCGGCGTCCGCGTGCTAAGGGAGCCCCGCCGCGGGATGCTGCTCCGCGCGCCCTATGTGGATCTTGCCGCGCGCATCCCCCCCGAATCGGACCTCGTCCACGTCCCGGCCACCTACCCGTTCACGACGCCTCCGGTCCTCCGGCGCGCGCGGGCGCTTGGCATCCCCGCCGTGCTGGACTTCCACTTCGAGCCCGACCCGGGCGACCCCCTGGGTCGCCTGGCCGCGCGCGCCTACCGCTCGTTGGGTCCCCGCGCCTACCCGCTTGCGGAGCTCGCGCTCGTGCGATCGTACGAATACGGCCGCAGCGCCCCCTCGCTTTCTTGCGTCCCCGAGTCGCGCTGGCGCGTCGTGCCCAACGGCGTGGACACGCGCCGCTTCTCGCCTCAGGGGCCCCGACGCGAGGGGGACTACGTGCTGTGCGTCGGCCGTCTCGTGCGCTACAAGGGAGTGGAGGTCCTGTTGCGGGCCCTCTCGCTCCTGCGGCCCGACGTTCCGCTCCTTTTGGCCGGGGACGGGCCCCAACGAGCCCACCTGCAGTCGCTCGCGCGGCGGTTGGGCGTGGACGCGCGCTTCCTCGGACGCGTGCCCGACGCCGAATTGCCGTCCCTCTACCGCGGCGCGCGCGTGACCGTGCTGCCCAGCGTGAACCGGCAGGAGGCCTTTGGCATCTCGCTCCTCGAGAGCATGGCCTGCGGCACGCCCGTCGTCGCCTCGGGCCTTCCGGGCGTTGCCGAGATCGCCCGCATCGGCGGTCTTGTCGCCCGCCCCGGCGATCCCGAGTCGCTCTCCACGCAGCTCCTTCGCGCCCTGCACTTCGACCTTCTCCCGCGCGGACAGGCGCTCGCCGAGCGCGTCCAGGCGCGCTACTCGTGGTCGGCCGTGACGGACCGGCTCCTCTCCGCCTACCACGAGGCGCTGGGCCTTGGCGCCCCCGCGCCCGACGCGCCGCCGCGCACGCTTGCGCCGGAGGTGGCCACGCCTGCGGATCCTCGCGGTCACGCCGTACTATGA
- a CDS encoding type II/IV secretion system ATPase subunit, whose amino-acid sequence MSFRLLRGESAATDAPASDRPVLAVPGLTGSREAIEERVLRQGRCVTRLSYDRVEGRYLYEVFEPELSPSETSILAFLRDGLLRSLATRPEDGHGVEEVLLARATDLMRDHDVRLDPGGRERVLYYVVRDFAGYGRIDPLMSDPNIEDISCDGPGIPVFLFHRKHEAMRTTIVFADASELDAFVLLLAQRAGKHVSVAKPLLDATLPDKSRLQTTFGGEVTPRGSSFTIRKFRTDPITPPLLVKLGTMDAEMAAWFWLAIEHGQSALVVGGTASGKTTTLNACSLFIPGERKIVSIEDTRELNLPHDNWISGVTRGAGAQVAALKAEGDVDMYDLLAAALRQRPEYLLVGEVRGREAMTLFQAMATGHATFSTMHADSVAGAIHRLENEPILVPRVMLENLRAMAIQAQVRVGGKLVRRVREVSEIKGIDMAVGEIVTNTVFRWDPATDSFRFSPRSYVLDAIGERLQMTQTRMREELARRADVVRWMVHTGVLNYVDVAKVVQRYTREPDELVARARRETPVVSIARVGG is encoded by the coding sequence ATGAGCTTCCGCCTGCTTCGCGGAGAATCCGCCGCGACCGACGCTCCGGCGTCTGACCGCCCCGTGCTTGCCGTGCCGGGCCTCACCGGCTCCCGGGAGGCGATCGAGGAGCGCGTCCTGCGGCAGGGCCGCTGCGTCACGCGCCTGTCGTACGACCGCGTCGAAGGCCGCTACCTCTACGAGGTGTTCGAGCCCGAGCTTTCGCCTTCCGAGACGAGCATCCTCGCCTTCCTGCGGGACGGCCTCCTGCGATCGCTTGCCACACGGCCCGAGGATGGCCACGGGGTGGAGGAAGTCCTCCTCGCGCGCGCAACGGATCTCATGCGGGACCACGACGTGCGGTTGGATCCGGGCGGGCGGGAGCGCGTCCTGTACTACGTCGTGCGGGACTTTGCAGGCTACGGCCGCATCGACCCGCTCATGAGCGACCCCAACATCGAGGACATCTCCTGCGACGGTCCGGGGATCCCCGTCTTCCTGTTCCATCGCAAGCACGAGGCCATGCGCACGACGATCGTGTTCGCCGACGCCTCGGAGCTCGACGCCTTCGTGCTCCTCCTTGCGCAGCGCGCGGGCAAGCACGTGAGCGTCGCCAAGCCGCTTCTGGACGCGACGCTTCCGGACAAGAGTCGCCTTCAGACGACCTTCGGGGGCGAGGTGACGCCCCGCGGCTCGTCGTTTACGATCCGAAAGTTCCGCACCGACCCCATCACGCCGCCGCTTCTTGTCAAGCTCGGGACGATGGACGCCGAGATGGCCGCCTGGTTCTGGCTTGCCATCGAGCACGGACAGAGCGCGCTTGTGGTCGGCGGCACGGCAAGCGGGAAGACCACCACGCTCAACGCCTGCTCGCTCTTCATTCCCGGCGAGCGCAAGATCGTCTCCATCGAGGACACGCGCGAGCTCAACCTGCCGCACGACAACTGGATCTCCGGCGTCACCCGCGGCGCCGGCGCGCAGGTGGCCGCGCTCAAGGCCGAAGGCGACGTCGACATGTACGATCTTCTCGCCGCCGCGCTCCGCCAGCGCCCCGAGTACCTTCTCGTGGGCGAGGTTCGCGGCCGCGAGGCCATGACCCTTTTCCAGGCCATGGCCACCGGGCACGCGACCTTCAGCACCATGCACGCCGACAGCGTGGCCGGCGCCATCCACCGCCTCGAGAACGAGCCCATCCTCGTGCCGCGCGTCATGCTGGAGAACCTCCGCGCCATGGCCATCCAGGCGCAGGTACGCGTCGGCGGCAAGCTCGTCCGCCGCGTGCGGGAGGTCTCCGAGATCAAGGGCATCGACATGGCCGTCGGCGAGATCGTCACGAACACGGTCTTCCGCTGGGATCCCGCGACGGATTCCTTCCGCTTCTCGCCGCGTTCCTACGTCCTCGACGCCATCGGCGAGCGATTGCAGATGACCCAAACGCGCATGCGCGAGGAGCTCGCCCGTCGCGCCGACGTGGTGCGCTGGATGGTGCACACGGGCGTCCTCAACTACGTGGACGTGGCGAAGGTCGTCCAGCGCTACACGCGGGAGCCCGACGAGCTCGTGGCCCGCGCTCGTCGCGAGACGCCGGTCGTGTCCATCGCGCGCGTCGGAGGCTAG
- a CDS encoding glycosyltransferase: MSSSPRISVVLLTWNEEANVADALLALARQSSREFEAIVVDAASTDRTVELVRRAQASFPVPLRLHVAETRISVGEARNRGAALAQAPAVAFLSADATCAADWVARALDGLQRADAVFGRQLHDPRDFGVAQSVRGLRYHFAPAAEADAERFASNVNAAFAKRLLDEFPFGTSASESAVDDLLLARRAKRGGYRLAYDPHLLVHHSDVDSVRAELRKNRREGYGWGAHADELGFHRPVLLWGAALVAALGAFLVVPALGTILALAAVAWAPALRRAWKRRRGMPLKSLVLGAVATPPFDLAFLAAYARGLLAGLRRRAVRRDDGGIEA, from the coding sequence ATGTCGAGCTCCCCGCGAATCTCGGTCGTCCTGCTCACGTGGAATGAGGAAGCCAACGTCGCCGACGCGCTCTTGGCCCTCGCGCGCCAGAGCTCGCGCGAGTTCGAGGCGATCGTGGTGGATGCGGCGAGCACCGACCGCACGGTGGAGCTCGTTCGGCGCGCGCAGGCGTCGTTTCCGGTTCCGCTGCGGCTGCACGTGGCCGAAACGCGGATCAGCGTGGGAGAGGCGCGCAACCGCGGCGCCGCGCTTGCGCAGGCCCCGGCCGTCGCGTTCCTCTCGGCCGACGCGACGTGCGCTGCCGATTGGGTCGCGCGCGCGCTCGATGGGCTCCAACGCGCCGACGCCGTGTTCGGGCGGCAGCTGCACGACCCGCGGGACTTCGGCGTGGCGCAAAGCGTGCGCGGGCTGCGGTATCACTTCGCGCCGGCGGCGGAGGCCGACGCCGAGCGGTTTGCCTCGAACGTGAACGCCGCGTTTGCCAAGCGGCTCCTCGACGAGTTTCCCTTCGGCACGAGCGCCTCCGAGTCGGCCGTTGACGATCTTCTCCTTGCCCGACGGGCCAAGCGCGGCGGGTACCGCCTCGCGTACGATCCCCATCTCCTCGTGCACCACTCCGACGTCGACAGCGTCCGCGCGGAGCTGCGCAAGAACCGGCGCGAAGGGTACGGTTGGGGCGCGCATGCGGACGAACTGGGTTTCCACCGTCCGGTGCTCCTGTGGGGGGCCGCGCTCGTCGCTGCCCTCGGAGCATTCCTCGTGGTCCCCGCATTGGGAACGATTCTCGCGCTTGCCGCCGTCGCGTGGGCGCCCGCGCTGCGCCGCGCGTGGAAGCGCCGCCGAGGAATGCCCCTCAAAAGCCTCGTCTTGGGAGCCGTTGCAACGCCACCGTTCGACCTCGCGTTCCTTGCCGCCTACGCGCGCGGGCTCCTCGCGGGCCTGCGCCGACGGGCGGTGCGGCGCGACGACGGGGGGATCGAAGCTTGA
- a CDS encoding type II secretion system F family protein — protein MAHVAETQSRLLWGPLLTIAVCLAGFLVAQTAPGQGLLTAYVAALLGATLVWILAAASVPGAGAAREAPVRAGTIAAGFLCTALLVAALAVETLAALHRFGHLDLSGIAEGLVPQLSAAAAAGLLAANLGLVVALAYPLPRRGLGAKAAAGAFVAVSLFGLLLAAAISLGLLTELAGRFVGPQEAVFGLNLAAAGALCAVLLATGLPTPLSPPARLALSAAVLQPVLLAVVVVFGVVAVLASAGLAAAASRVLPPLLGFVLLFVVAATLAAAVRPREKPPPPLWVVRMEPERRRRLALLAGGVGASIGIALLAALVGAGLVSEIPSSRWLDLALAAPLVALAPVALHDHLQERKRIRLEDRVPDLLRDLAASRKSGLTLPKATLAAASADYDALSPEVRKMADQVSWGVPFEAALDRMADRVGTVGIRAVAAVVQEASTSGGPVHDVLQVVSEQRREARELEAERRRAMSLYIAIVYVAFGVFLAILLVLNATLLPALAGAGQEAVAAGAGASGLSFGQVDLAAFRTLFLVAAWVQGVGDGVVAGVMSTGRVGTGLKHAVVMGFVALACFGLLVPPP, from the coding sequence ATGGCCCACGTCGCGGAGACGCAAAGCCGCCTCCTGTGGGGTCCGCTTCTCACGATCGCCGTCTGCCTGGCCGGGTTCCTCGTGGCGCAGACCGCTCCCGGCCAGGGGCTTCTCACGGCCTACGTGGCGGCCCTGCTTGGCGCCACGCTCGTGTGGATCCTGGCCGCCGCCTCCGTCCCGGGCGCGGGCGCCGCGCGCGAGGCTCCCGTGCGCGCCGGCACGATCGCGGCCGGGTTCCTGTGCACGGCGCTTCTCGTCGCCGCGCTTGCGGTCGAGACCCTCGCCGCGCTCCACCGCTTCGGGCACTTGGACCTCTCCGGGATCGCCGAGGGGCTCGTGCCGCAGTTGTCCGCCGCCGCGGCGGCCGGGCTTCTTGCGGCCAACCTAGGGCTTGTCGTCGCGCTTGCCTACCCCCTGCCCCGGCGGGGGCTTGGTGCCAAGGCCGCCGCGGGGGCGTTCGTCGCCGTATCGCTCTTTGGCCTCCTGCTGGCCGCCGCCATCAGCCTTGGCCTCCTCACGGAGCTTGCCGGCCGGTTCGTGGGCCCGCAGGAAGCCGTCTTCGGGCTCAACCTCGCGGCCGCGGGCGCGCTCTGCGCGGTCCTGCTTGCAACCGGGCTTCCGACGCCCCTTTCGCCGCCGGCCCGTCTCGCGCTTTCGGCGGCCGTTCTGCAGCCGGTCCTCCTGGCCGTCGTCGTCGTGTTCGGCGTCGTCGCCGTGCTCGCGTCCGCCGGCCTTGCGGCCGCCGCGTCCCGCGTGCTTCCGCCGCTCCTTGGGTTCGTGCTCCTTTTCGTCGTCGCCGCCACCCTTGCGGCGGCCGTCCGCCCGCGCGAGAAGCCCCCGCCTCCCCTCTGGGTCGTCCGCATGGAGCCCGAGCGCCGAAGGCGCCTGGCCCTGCTCGCCGGCGGCGTTGGCGCGTCCATCGGCATCGCCCTCCTTGCGGCGCTGGTGGGCGCGGGCCTCGTGTCGGAGATCCCGTCCAGCCGCTGGCTCGACCTTGCGCTTGCCGCGCCGCTTGTCGCCCTGGCGCCCGTGGCGCTGCACGACCATCTCCAGGAGCGAAAGCGCATCCGTCTCGAGGACCGCGTGCCGGACCTCCTGCGGGATCTTGCCGCCTCCCGCAAGAGCGGGCTCACGCTTCCCAAGGCCACCCTTGCCGCCGCGTCGGCCGACTACGACGCCCTCTCGCCCGAGGTCCGCAAGATGGCCGACCAGGTGAGCTGGGGCGTTCCGTTCGAGGCGGCGCTCGACCGCATGGCCGACCGCGTCGGAACCGTCGGCATCCGCGCCGTGGCCGCCGTGGTGCAGGAGGCCTCCACGAGCGGTGGCCCCGTTCACGACGTGCTGCAGGTCGTCTCCGAGCAGCGGCGGGAAGCGCGCGAGCTCGAGGCCGAGCGCCGGCGGGCCATGTCGTTGTACATCGCCATCGTGTACGTCGCCTTCGGCGTCTTCCTTGCCATCCTGCTCGTCTTGAACGCGACGCTCCTGCCCGCCTTGGCCGGAGCCGGCCAGGAGGCCGTTGCCGCCGGCGCCGGCGCGTCGGGACTCTCCTTTGGGCAGGTGGACCTCGCGGCCTTCCGCACGCTCTTCCTTGTGGCGGCGTGGGTCCAGGGCGTAGGCGACGGCGTCGTGGCGGGCGTCATGAGCACCGGCCGCGTCGGAACGGGCCTCAAGCACGCCGTCGTCATGGGCTTTGTCGCGCTCGCCTGCTTCGGGCTCCTCGTGCCGCCGCCGTGA
- a CDS encoding alkaline phosphatase family protein yields MSDHAPGTRATLFLIIDAGRDDYVRPETMPFLSGLAERSLRGSFVSPPGFAQRTAFFTGRYPDTSGNLSAFVFDPDGSPFRWLKRLGPLPNLVRPYKVFVPARRLIKHVSRWTSDCYHTDPGWIPPRFAPFFRPCEDAKPVHDPGALGATSVFDLARTHRLSYTYRAHPVSGDDDKVFAGLVRDLRRGAPYDFYAAQFSILDQEGHIHGPGSRRIQKECLTILDRKLAAVHAALSAGYRDWNLFVCADHGMAPVERRVNVLAALKRLPIKPARDYVVFVNSTLAVFWYLTEHGRRTIEEALPRIEGATVLSDEERQSRRIPTDRRWGDRMLAAQPGTLFWPDYFHVIDSTIRGMHGYLDKSQERYGMAVLASSDGSTSPGTFAPRPLVDVFPTLCDLLSVPAPASHEGESVLARR; encoded by the coding sequence TTGAGCGACCACGCACCCGGAACCCGCGCGACGCTGTTCCTGATCATCGACGCCGGACGCGACGACTACGTCCGTCCGGAGACCATGCCCTTCCTCTCGGGTCTCGCGGAGCGCTCTCTGCGCGGCTCCTTCGTGAGCCCGCCGGGCTTCGCGCAGCGCACCGCGTTCTTCACGGGGCGCTACCCGGACACCTCCGGCAACCTCTCCGCCTTCGTCTTCGACCCGGACGGCTCGCCGTTCCGGTGGCTCAAGCGGTTGGGCCCGCTTCCGAACCTCGTCCGGCCCTACAAGGTGTTCGTCCCCGCGCGGCGGCTCATCAAGCACGTCTCGCGATGGACGAGCGACTGCTACCACACGGACCCCGGCTGGATCCCGCCGCGCTTTGCCCCGTTCTTCCGCCCCTGCGAGGACGCAAAGCCCGTGCACGATCCGGGCGCGCTTGGCGCCACGAGCGTCTTCGACCTCGCCCGCACGCACCGCCTCTCGTACACGTACCGCGCGCACCCGGTCTCCGGCGACGACGACAAGGTGTTCGCGGGCCTCGTGCGCGACCTCCGCCGCGGCGCGCCGTACGACTTCTACGCCGCCCAGTTCAGCATCCTCGACCAGGAAGGCCACATCCACGGCCCCGGCTCGCGCCGCATCCAGAAGGAGTGCCTCACCATCCTCGACCGCAAGCTTGCCGCCGTGCACGCCGCGCTGTCGGCCGGCTACCGCGACTGGAACCTCTTCGTGTGCGCCGACCACGGCATGGCCCCCGTCGAGCGGCGCGTGAACGTGCTTGCCGCGTTGAAGCGCCTGCCCATCAAGCCTGCGCGCGACTACGTCGTCTTCGTCAACAGCACGCTAGCCGTCTTCTGGTACCTCACCGAACACGGGCGGCGCACGATCGAGGAGGCGCTGCCGCGCATCGAGGGCGCAACCGTCCTCTCCGACGAGGAGCGGCAATCGCGACGCATCCCCACCGACCGCCGGTGGGGCGACCGCATGCTCGCGGCGCAGCCGGGCACGCTCTTCTGGCCGGACTACTTCCACGTGATCGATTCGACGATCCGCGGCATGCACGGGTACCTCGACAAGTCCCAGGAGCGCTACGGCATGGCGGTCCTGGCCTCGTCGGACGGCAGCACGAGCCCCGGCACGTTTGCGCCGCGGCCGCTCGTCGACGTCTTCCCCACGCTGTGCGACCTCCTCTCGGTGCCCGCGCCGGCAAGCCACGAGGGGGAAAGCGTCCTTGCCCGCCGCTGA